From Sceloporus undulatus isolate JIND9_A2432 ecotype Alabama chromosome 6, SceUnd_v1.1, whole genome shotgun sequence, one genomic window encodes:
- the LOC121933136 gene encoding zinc finger protein 585A-like isoform X1, translated as MADAGAAGKAVPEVNGGRFVFPAQNSPQGMNAPPQAPVRFEDVVVYFLRDEWKTLEKWQKDLYWKVLKDNYEALVLVGHPVTKADVLAWIERHERQNGNKAQPSKASTGSGFLCPSNQRHGQMCHKESIKQAGSPQVICDRSKADPAPHNGIRRSHRQRLSIPSKQHECEECGKTFRLKILLQIHQETKARKESFPCPECKTCFFTSSRLKVHRRTHFQGFRRKEKRRLQENQLNAHCENYQALVHWCRDCRQGFRRYFDLLQHKKSHEVAEPWLCAECGVVFTSQGDVAMHEERHLEEVMHEHVACGQNCICEPSLQLHFASQTDGNKVGSEDHKQLPRKFYGKEGKPFSCVHCGSQFQLEVNLGMHYRYCLMGKQLKWGANDAPQNLKVQTGQGNSDLLHSQHPSQTSAQRSCPDPGKSMSHRRHQKGGKQQDSAKPNPSVPSAGNYDDPPKTCATKKLHKCHNCEKAFVYKWQLAIHLKSHGTGKGVVCKSSLWSHRRTHQGEASYKEEDYQKNLVPAANRSMDKEKTLHPCDKCGRSLTLSYMPDHQAFHAGVRYKCLFCGKIFNFKSGALSHLKHHKVEGGVCSCPKCKGSGGLPSEDCLCRIQKIRIAPGLQAQDD; from the exons ATGGCCGACGCTGGCGCCGCTGGAAAAGCCGTCCCTGAGGTAAATGGCGGCCGTTTCGTTTTTCCCGCGCAAAATTCTCCTCAGGGAATGAATGCTCCTCCTCAG GCGCCGGTGAGGTTTGAGGATGTGGTCGTTTATTTCCTCAGAGACGAATGGAAGACACTGGAAAAGTGGCAGAAGGATCTGTACTGGAAGGTGCTGAAGGATAACTATGAAGCCTTGGTCCTTGTGG GACATCCAGTCACCAAAGCAGATGTCCTTGCATGGATTGAACGGCATGAACGTCAAAATGGCAACAAAGCTCAGCCTTCCAAAGCTAGTACGGGTTCTGGATTTCTTTGTCCAT CAAACCAGAGACATGGACAGATGTGCCACAAAGAAAGTATCAAACAGGCAGGATCTCCTCAGGTGATTTGTGATCGATCCAAGGCAGACCCAGCCCCACATAATGGAATTCGGAGAAGCCATCGCCAAAGATTATCCATACCATCCAAACAGCATGAATGTGAAGAATGTGGCAAGACGTTCCGGTTGAAAATCCTGCTTCAAATACACCAGGAGACCAAAGCAAGGAAAGAGTCTTTTCCTTGCCCCGAGTGCAAGACCTGCTTTTTTACCTCCTCACGTTTGAAGGTGCATCGGAGGACCCACTTTCAGGGTtttagaaggaaagagaaacgCCGTCTTCAGGAGAATCAGCTGAATGCGCATTGTGAAAACTACCAAGCCCTGGTGCACTGGTGCAGGGACTGCAGACAAGGCTTCCGTAGATACTTCGACCTCCTCCAGCACAAAAAAAGCCATGAGGTGGCAGAGCCCTGGCTGTGTGCTGAATGTGGGGTTGTTTTCACGTCCCAGGGCGATGTCGCGATGCATGAGGAGCGCCATTTAGAAGAAGTGATGCATGAGCATGTTGCATGTGGCCAGAACTGTATCTGTGAGCCTTCCCTTCAGCTGCATTTCGCATCCCAGACTGATGGGAACAAGGTTGGCTCGGAAGATCACAAGCAGCTGCCCCGGAAATTTTATGGCAAAGAGGGGAAACCCTTTTCATGTGTTCACTGTGGGTCACAGTTCCAATTAGAAGTGAATTTGGGAATGCATTACAGATACTGCCTTATGGGGAAACAGCTGAAGTGGGGAGCAAATGACGCCCCTCAGAACCTGAAGGTTCAAACTGGACAAGGAAACAGTGACCTCTTGCATTCTCAGCATCCCTCACAAACATCTGCTCAGCGCTCTTGCCCAGATCCTGGCAAGTCCATGTCCCACAGGCGTCATCAGAAAGGAGGCAAGCAGCAAGACAGTGCCAAGCCCAACCCAAGTGTTCCCTCAGCAGGCAATTATGATGATCCTCCGAAAACTTGTGCAACAAAGAAGCTTCACAAGTGCCACAACTGTGAGAAGGCATTTGTTTATAAGTGGCAGCTGGCTATTCACCTGAAAAGCCACGGCACGGGGAAAGGCGTTGTGTGTAAAAGTAGTCTTTGGAGCCACCGCCGGACCCACCAGGGGGAAGCATCATATAAAGAGGAAGATTATCAGAAGAACCTTGTCCCAGCTGCCAATCGCAGCATGGACAAAGAGAAGACTCTTCATCCATGTGACAAGTGTGGCAGAAGCCTTACCCTGTCATATATGCCTGACCATCAGGCCTTTCATGCGGGAGTGAGATACAAGTGCCTTTTTTGTGGGAAGATCTTCAACTTCAAGAGCGGAGCGCTTTCACACCTCAAGCACCACAAAGTGGAGGGCGGGGTTTGCTCCTGCCCCAAATGTAAGGGGAGTGGTGGGCTTCCATCTGAGGACTGTCTCTGCAGGATACAAAAGATCCGCATCGCCCCTGGGCTTCAGGCGCAAGATGACTAA
- the LOC121933136 gene encoding zinc finger protein 585A-like isoform X2, producing MADAGAAGKAVPEAPVRFEDVVVYFLRDEWKTLEKWQKDLYWKVLKDNYEALVLVGHPVTKADVLAWIERHERQNGNKAQPSKASTGSGFLCPSNQRHGQMCHKESIKQAGSPQVICDRSKADPAPHNGIRRSHRQRLSIPSKQHECEECGKTFRLKILLQIHQETKARKESFPCPECKTCFFTSSRLKVHRRTHFQGFRRKEKRRLQENQLNAHCENYQALVHWCRDCRQGFRRYFDLLQHKKSHEVAEPWLCAECGVVFTSQGDVAMHEERHLEEVMHEHVACGQNCICEPSLQLHFASQTDGNKVGSEDHKQLPRKFYGKEGKPFSCVHCGSQFQLEVNLGMHYRYCLMGKQLKWGANDAPQNLKVQTGQGNSDLLHSQHPSQTSAQRSCPDPGKSMSHRRHQKGGKQQDSAKPNPSVPSAGNYDDPPKTCATKKLHKCHNCEKAFVYKWQLAIHLKSHGTGKGVVCKSSLWSHRRTHQGEASYKEEDYQKNLVPAANRSMDKEKTLHPCDKCGRSLTLSYMPDHQAFHAGVRYKCLFCGKIFNFKSGALSHLKHHKVEGGVCSCPKCKGSGGLPSEDCLCRIQKIRIAPGLQAQDD from the exons ATGGCCGACGCTGGCGCCGCTGGAAAAGCCGTCCCTGAG GCGCCGGTGAGGTTTGAGGATGTGGTCGTTTATTTCCTCAGAGACGAATGGAAGACACTGGAAAAGTGGCAGAAGGATCTGTACTGGAAGGTGCTGAAGGATAACTATGAAGCCTTGGTCCTTGTGG GACATCCAGTCACCAAAGCAGATGTCCTTGCATGGATTGAACGGCATGAACGTCAAAATGGCAACAAAGCTCAGCCTTCCAAAGCTAGTACGGGTTCTGGATTTCTTTGTCCAT CAAACCAGAGACATGGACAGATGTGCCACAAAGAAAGTATCAAACAGGCAGGATCTCCTCAGGTGATTTGTGATCGATCCAAGGCAGACCCAGCCCCACATAATGGAATTCGGAGAAGCCATCGCCAAAGATTATCCATACCATCCAAACAGCATGAATGTGAAGAATGTGGCAAGACGTTCCGGTTGAAAATCCTGCTTCAAATACACCAGGAGACCAAAGCAAGGAAAGAGTCTTTTCCTTGCCCCGAGTGCAAGACCTGCTTTTTTACCTCCTCACGTTTGAAGGTGCATCGGAGGACCCACTTTCAGGGTtttagaaggaaagagaaacgCCGTCTTCAGGAGAATCAGCTGAATGCGCATTGTGAAAACTACCAAGCCCTGGTGCACTGGTGCAGGGACTGCAGACAAGGCTTCCGTAGATACTTCGACCTCCTCCAGCACAAAAAAAGCCATGAGGTGGCAGAGCCCTGGCTGTGTGCTGAATGTGGGGTTGTTTTCACGTCCCAGGGCGATGTCGCGATGCATGAGGAGCGCCATTTAGAAGAAGTGATGCATGAGCATGTTGCATGTGGCCAGAACTGTATCTGTGAGCCTTCCCTTCAGCTGCATTTCGCATCCCAGACTGATGGGAACAAGGTTGGCTCGGAAGATCACAAGCAGCTGCCCCGGAAATTTTATGGCAAAGAGGGGAAACCCTTTTCATGTGTTCACTGTGGGTCACAGTTCCAATTAGAAGTGAATTTGGGAATGCATTACAGATACTGCCTTATGGGGAAACAGCTGAAGTGGGGAGCAAATGACGCCCCTCAGAACCTGAAGGTTCAAACTGGACAAGGAAACAGTGACCTCTTGCATTCTCAGCATCCCTCACAAACATCTGCTCAGCGCTCTTGCCCAGATCCTGGCAAGTCCATGTCCCACAGGCGTCATCAGAAAGGAGGCAAGCAGCAAGACAGTGCCAAGCCCAACCCAAGTGTTCCCTCAGCAGGCAATTATGATGATCCTCCGAAAACTTGTGCAACAAAGAAGCTTCACAAGTGCCACAACTGTGAGAAGGCATTTGTTTATAAGTGGCAGCTGGCTATTCACCTGAAAAGCCACGGCACGGGGAAAGGCGTTGTGTGTAAAAGTAGTCTTTGGAGCCACCGCCGGACCCACCAGGGGGAAGCATCATATAAAGAGGAAGATTATCAGAAGAACCTTGTCCCAGCTGCCAATCGCAGCATGGACAAAGAGAAGACTCTTCATCCATGTGACAAGTGTGGCAGAAGCCTTACCCTGTCATATATGCCTGACCATCAGGCCTTTCATGCGGGAGTGAGATACAAGTGCCTTTTTTGTGGGAAGATCTTCAACTTCAAGAGCGGAGCGCTTTCACACCTCAAGCACCACAAAGTGGAGGGCGGGGTTTGCTCCTGCCCCAAATGTAAGGGGAGTGGTGGGCTTCCATCTGAGGACTGTCTCTGCAGGATACAAAAGATCCGCATCGCCCCTGGGCTTCAGGCGCAAGATGACTAA